A region of Liolophura sinensis isolate JHLJ2023 chromosome 8, CUHK_Ljap_v2, whole genome shotgun sequence DNA encodes the following proteins:
- the LOC135472997 gene encoding LOW QUALITY PROTEIN: vacuolar protein-sorting-associated protein 36-like (The sequence of the model RefSeq protein was modified relative to this genomic sequence to represent the inferred CDS: inserted 2 bases in 1 codon): MDRFEWTNATWDSEESLVHKQTGVRIYDGEFKTPFDYGNLXLTTHRLLWRDHRDPTCKLGLPLSLVVHIEEQPSGFAKSAKILVHLNSPGPGKPPGPVTSSSNNYIKFSFRESGEREFFRCFSETLKRKRWEHSRPPPPKGAVQGRRAGPGIVGIERSIQRKQQATDKNISQAFEDLNNLIEKAKEMVNLSKTIATKIKEHQGDITEDETVRFKSYLLSMGIPDPVTRVTHGTGDRYYSELAREVSSVLETPLKECGGIMTLTDAYCRINRARGMELLSPEDLLNACEMLDILKTPVRLRLFDSGVMVLQLQTHSEEQVIKETKALVEEKGSVTAEELSSVIGLSVVLAKERLLSTEKAGGVCRDETVEGLRFYPNLFLSRAA; this comes from the exons ATGGACCGATTTGAATGGACAAATGCAACCTGGGATTCTGAAGAAAGTCTAGTTCATAAGCAGACTGGTGTACGCATATATGATGGCGAATTCAAA aCCCCTTTTGACTATGGTAACTT GCTGACCACACACAGGCTGTTGTGGAGAGACCACAGAGATCCG aCATGTAAACTGGGTCTGCCTTTGTCTCTGGTTGTCCACATAGAAGAACAGCCATCAGGATTTGCTAAGAG TGCAAAGATCTTGGTCCACCTCAACTCTCCTGGACCTGGGAAACCTCCTGGCCCTGTGACCTCCAgttcaaataattatataaagtTTTCCTTTAGGGAGTCAGGGGAAAGGGAG TTTTTCAGGTGTTTTTCAGAGACACTGAAAAGGAAGAGGTGGGAACACAGTCGCCCTCCACCACCAAAGGGTGcagtacag GGCCGTCGTGCAGGACCTGGTATTGTGGGTATTGAACGTTCGATTCAGAGGAAGCAACAAGCCACAGACAAAAACATCTCTCAGGCTTTTGAGGATTTAAACAATTTGATAGAAAAG gcCAAAGAAATGGTGAACTTGTCCAAAACAATAGCTACTAAGATCAAGGAACATCAAGGAGACATCACAGAGGATGAG actGTCAGGTTCAAGTCCTACCTGTTAAGTATGGGAATCCCCGACCCTGTGACTCGGGTCACCCATGGTACAGGGGATAGGTATTACTCTGAACTGGCCAGGGAAGTCTCCTCTGTACTGGAGACACCACTGAAG GAATGTGGTGGGATCATGACTCTTACAGATGCATACTGTCGCATAAACAGAGCCAGGGGAATGGAG CTATTGTCCCCAGAAGATCTTCTGAATGCCTGTGAGATGttggacattttaaaaacacctGTCAG GTTACGCTTGTTCGACAGTGGGGTTATGGTCCTACAGCTACAGACGCACAGCGAAGAACAGGTCATCAAAGAGACAAAAGCACTT GTAGAAGAGAAAGGCTCAGTAACTGCTGAAGAATTGTCGTCTGTGATTGGTTTATCAGTTGTATTGGCCAAAGAAAG GTTACTGTCCACAGAGAAAGCTGGTGGCGTGTGTCGAGATGAGACTGTGGAAGGCCTAAGGTTTTACCCTAACCTGTTTCTTAGTCGTGCTGCCTAA
- the LOC135472635 gene encoding apoptosis-inducing factor 1, mitochondrial-like, producing MSFLPRCSAAFERTMPLYRCYSSLTATPTIRPSIYHVRCMGNLPENWKSAKEIAKETKSTMDDHPRPEGSWQQNYTDRNKKWNMMVAVNGAILAGTLYAMYKAGCWYLHERPAKPPVEKKSSESKSIFGFQKPKVVLQELPKHVPYLLIGGGTASFAAFRAIKARDPKAKILVVGEEDNLPYMRPPLSKEFWFSDDREAIKNLKFKQWNGKERSLYFEPEGFYIKPDQLDSQENGGVAVARGRKVVKLDIGNKEALLEDGARVTYEKCLIATGGSPKSLPVLDKAGEDVQQRTTLFRKVEDFRRLDEVTQNAKSVAIIGGGFLGSELACALGKKGRDKGMKVYQIFPEKGNMGRVLPDYLCKWTTNKVRAEGVEVLPSKVVQGINYSNRKVQISLDDGETLSVDHVVVAVGLHPSTELAATSGLEVDPFNGGFLVNAELEARSNVWVAGDAACFYDVKLGRRRVEHHDHAVVSGRLAGENMTGAGKPYWHQSMFWSDLGPDVGYEAIGIVDSSLPTVGVFAKATEKDTPKAVVEETGEGIRSETEQAASPSMKPGKVGIPHVPSGTDEFGKGVVFYLRDKVIVGILLWNIFNKMPIARKVLKDGGENEDLNEVAKLFNIHEPSK from the exons ATGTCGTTTCTACCGCGGTGTTCTGCTGCTTTTGAGCGGACAATGCCGCTGTATAGGTGTTACTCCTCCTTGACAGCTACACCGACAATACGTCCAA GTATTTATCATGTCCGTTGCATGGGAAATCTGCCTGAAAACTGGAAGTCTGCCAAAGAAATCGCCAAAGAAACAAAGTCAACGATGGACGATCATCCCCGCCCAGAAGGCTCCTGGCAACAGAACTATACCGACAGAAACAAGAAATGGAATATGATGGTTGCTGTTAATGGTGCCATCTTAGCAGGCACCCTGTATGCT ATGTACAAGGCTGGCTGCTGGTATCTGCATGAGAGACCAGCTAAACCTCCTGTGGAGAAAAAAAGCTCAGAATCTAAATCTATATTTGGTTTCCAAAAGCCCAAGGTAGTTCTTCAAG AGTTACCCAAGCATGTGCCATACCTTCTGATTGGTGGAGGCACTGCATCCTTTGCAGCATTCCGGGCCATTAAAGCCAGAGACCCAAAAGCAAAG ATTTTAGTTGTTGGTGAAGAGGACAATTTGCCCTATATGAGACCTCCATTGTCAAAGGAATTCTGGTTTAGTGATGACAGAGAGGCAATAAAGAATCTAAAATTCAAGCAGTGGAATGGGAAAGAGAGAAG tcTGTATTTTGAACCTGAAGGTTTCTACATTAAACCTGACCAGTTAGACTCCCAGGAGAATGGTGGGGTGGCTGTGGCCCGGGGCAGGAAG GTTGTCAAGTTAGATATTGGGAACAAAGAGGCCCTTCTGGAAGACGGGGCTCGTGTCACCTATGAAAAGTGCCTTATTGCAACAG GTGGTTCACCCAAATCTCTACCAGTATTGGACAAAGCAGGGGAAGATGTTCAACAAAGAACAACATTGTTCCGCAAG GTTGAGGATTTCCGGCGACTGGATGAGGTCACACAGAATGCCAAATCAGTCGCCATTATAGGGGGAGGCTTTCTCGGAAGTGAACTGGCATGTGCTTTGGGTAAAAAAG GACGAGACAAAGGTATGAAGGTGTACCAAATCTTCCCAGAGAAAG GTAACATGGGGCGTGTGTTACCTGATTACCTGTGTAAGTGGACAACCAACAAAGTCAGAGCAG aGGGTGTAGAAGTGCTGCCGAGCAAGGTGGTTCAGGGAATCAACTACAGTAACCGTAAGGTGCAGATCAGTCTGGATGATGGAGAGACG TTGTCTGTTGACCATGTGGTTGTTGCAGTAGGGCTGCATCCATCCACAGAATTGGCTGCCACATCAGGGTTAGAGGTGGACCCTTTTAATGGTGGTTTCCTGGTGAATGCCGAGTTAGAGGCTCGCTCTAATGTTTGGgtg GCCGGAGATGCCGCTTGTTTCTATGATGTAAAGTTGGGCAGAAGGCGGGTTGAGCATCACGATCATGCTGTGGTCAGTGGGAGACTGGCTGGCGAGAATATGACCGGTGCAGGCAAACCTTACTGGCATCAGTCCATGTTCTG GTCTGATCTTGGTCCAGATGTAGGgtatgaggctataggtatAGTGGACTCTAGTTTACCCACAGTTGGGGTCTTTGCTAAGGCCACAGAGAAGGACACGCCCAAGGCTGTGGTGGAGGAGACCGGGGAGGGGATACGCTCAGAGACAGAACAG GCTGCCTCCCCGTCTATGAAGCCTGGTAAAGTTGGCATTCCACATGTTCCCTCTGGCACAGACGAGTTTGGTAAAGGTGTCGTCTTCTACTTGAGGGATAAAGTGATTGTAGGCATTCTGCTGTGGAATATATTCAACAAAATGCCCATAGCTAGGAAG gTCTTGAAAGATGGAGGAGAAAATGAAGATCTCAATGAAGTTGCCAAGTTATTTAATATACACGAACCATCTAAATAG
- the LOC135473496 gene encoding multiple epidermal growth factor-like domains protein 11, protein MRLLTLFLLTGLSGLVLASRVEKPSPRAHLVCFQCPYVTRPQDCRLVTSKCHTCKIEQTGNYWKLGCGEHHCNGQECCRTNLCNGRLTCPSGQYPGAEDGTCIPCGHCLGGAACDSDGHCPNGCEPGWHGIGCDQNEGVTATPPANLDCPPGRYGSDCMSFCSGRCYLGSVCDAVTGECPELNGVRCIPGYQGLKCDQPCDAGRYGPNCVNACSKNCYNDTACYSDSGFCPILGAGMPRCKSGWEGSFCQLDCERGRWGQDCTNVCSAQCWDFSPCDVVSGNCELFLGKPRCASGWSGYNCDTPCPRGIYGEDCLYNCSGHCYHGAACDRITGFCPVTHGDPRCASGWRGETCEISCPHDRYGEDCVQVCSSHCREGGLCDGVTGFCPLLPGQPRCEDGWTGAKCDQICSGGESEACVQKCTNHCYSDNACDPNTGVCSPVGSNPRCKAGWFGERCDKPCPPGSHGVDCQQICTGHCYHGAACNPVDETCPQLNGRARCEPGWQGPKCDMHCAPHTFGADCSSLCTGECYNNTPCDTVTGACPSIPGQPRCKAGYHNPYCEQTCITGRYGADCLQVCSGNCINGSTCNREIGHCPIPESGPRCEAGFFGESCEWACNPGTHGEDCNQHCSGHCYQDVSCEPITGRCPAVEGVRKCEAGYHGDKCDIVCEGGTFGENCQQKCGMCSGSSCDPVTGVCPGGCQAGYSPPLCTSTTPRL, encoded by the exons ATGAGGCTACTCACCTTGTTCTTATTAACAG GATTATCTGGTCTTGTATTGG CATCACGTGTCGAAAAGCCCTCTCCACGAGCCCACTTGGTCTGTTTCCAGTGTCCCTATGTTACCCGCCCGCAGGACTGTAGACTAGTAACCAGCAAATGTCACACG TGCAAGATTGAACAGACTGGTAACTACTGGAAATTAGGATGTGGAGAACAT CACTGCAATGGACAAGAGTGCTGCAGGACAAACCTGTGCAATGGACGACTAA CCTGTCCCAGCGGACAATACCCTGGGGCCGAGGACGGCACGTGTATTCCCTGTGGCCATTGTCTTGGTGGAGCTGCTTGTGACTCGGACGGCCACTGCCCCAATGGTTGTGAACCCGGATGGCACGGGATTGGTTGTGATCAGA ATGAAGGTGTTACTGCTACACCACCGGCTAACTTAG ATTGCCCTCCCGGTAGATATGGATCCGATTGTATGAGCTTCTGCTCTGGTCGCTGTTACCTTGGCTCTGTCTGTGACGCTGTGACCGGAGAATGTCCAGAACTGAACGGTGTCCGCTGTATACCCGGCTACCAGGGACTCAAGTGTGACCAGC CATGTGACGCTGGTCGGTATGGCCCCAACTGTGTAAACGCCTGTTCGAAGAACTGCTACAACGATACAGCCTGCTATTCAGATAGTGGGTTTTGTCCAATTTTGGGAGCGGGGATGCCTAGGTGTAAATCAGGATGGGAAGGTTCATTCTGTCAACTAG ACTGTGAGCGGGGCCGGTGGGGTCAAGATTGTACGAATGTATGCAGTGCTCAGTGCTGGGATTTCTCACCGTGTGACGTCGTCTCCGGAAATTGCGAGCTTTTCCTCGGGAAACCGCGATGTGCTTCTGGCTGGTCAGGATACAACTGTGACACAC CGTGCCCACGTGGAATCTATGGCGAGGACTGTCTATACAACTGTAGCGGCCATTGTTACCATGGTGCCGCGTGTGACCGCATCACGGGTTTCTGCCCGGTCACTCATGGAGACCCTCGCTGCGCATCCGGCTGGCGCGGGGAGACTTGTGAAATTT CTTGTCCTCATGATCGGTACGGCGAGGACTGCGTTCAGGTATGCAGCAGTCACTGTCGGGAGGGCGGGCTTTGCGACGGCGTCACTGGGTTCTGCCCCCTTCTTCCTGGCCAGCCACGCTGTGAGGACGGATGGACAGGAGCCAAGTGTGATCAAA TATGTTCGGGTGGTGAGAGCGAGGCGTGTGTGCAGAAATGTACAAACCACTGTTACTCTGATAACGCCTGCGACCCGAACACTGGCGTCTGCAGTCCTGTCGGATCTAACCCTCGCTGTAAGGCTGGATGGTTTGGGGAGCGCTGTGACAAAC CGTGTCCACCCGGTTCTCACGGAGTAGACTGTCAACAAATCTGCACCGGCCACTGCTACCATGGGGCGGCGTGCAACCCTGTGGACGAGACCTGTCCACAACTGAACGGGCGGGCCAGGTGTGAGCCGGGATGGCAGGGTCCTAAATGTGACATGC ACTGTGCTCCTCACACTTTCGGAGCCGACTGCAGCTCTCTGTGTACTGGGGAATGTTACAACAACACTCCATGTGACACAGTAACAGGCGCCTGTCCAAGCATACCCGGTCAACCACGCTGTAAGGCTGGCTATCACAACCCCTACTGTGAACAAA CCTGTATAACTGGACGATATGGAGCAGACTGCCTGCAGGTGTGCTCTGGCAATTGTATCAACGGTTCCACGTGTAACCGAGAAATTGGACATTGCCCCATACCAGAGTCAGGGCCACGGTGCGAAGCAGGCTTCTTCGGTGAATCCTGCGAATGGG CCTGCAATCCTGGAACACATGGCGAGGACTGCAACCAACACTGTAGTGGCCACTGTTACCAAGATGTCTCGTGCGAGCCCATAACCGGAAGATGTCCAGCCGTGGAAGGTGTCAGGAAATGCGAAGCgggttaccatggtgacaagtGTGACATTG TTTGTGAAGGTGGCACGTTTGGTGAGAACTGCCAACAGAAGTGCGGGATGTGTTCTGGATCATCGTGTGATCCAGTGACCGGTGTGTGCCCAGGCGGCTGCCAGGCTGGCTACTCCCCACCCCTCTGTACCTCCACGACCCCCAGGCTGTAA